A single window of Pseudarthrobacter defluvii DNA harbors:
- a CDS encoding ABC transporter permease, with product MSTTVSSSRPGSPQSGGAQADTPSAARAGKPVSWKTPVLLTVFALVSLVFFGFLAPSQTASFGISTEGDFFQLPALEINAAAGGIVLSVLLVALAGYAVYLKTRNQPAPGWVPVTFIVIFVAAFLIWVVGGARTPAISLAGLIAGSVTLAVPLVFGSLSGVLCERVGVVNIAIEGQLLGGAFTAAIVASMTKNAFVGLLAAAIAGAVVSMVLALFSIKYLVNQIIVGVVLNVLVSGVTGFLFSTVMQANKAQFNSPPGLDVIDIPVLSSIPIIGPILFRQSLVGYLMYLAVAVVWVGLFKTRWGLRVRAVGEHPQAADTLGINVNATRFWNVTLGGAVAGIGGSFFTLVAIDSFTKEISGGRGFIALAALIFGRWNPVGAFFAALLFGFADNLQSIVTIIGTPVPSQFMAMLPYLVTVLAVAGLVGKSRGPAASGIPYVKG from the coding sequence ATGAGCACAACAGTTTCCTCGTCCAGGCCCGGCAGCCCTCAGTCCGGGGGCGCCCAGGCCGACACCCCCTCCGCAGCGAGGGCAGGCAAACCGGTCAGCTGGAAGACCCCCGTCCTGCTCACGGTTTTCGCGTTGGTCTCCCTGGTGTTCTTCGGATTCCTTGCACCCAGCCAAACGGCCAGCTTCGGTATCTCCACCGAAGGCGATTTCTTCCAGCTCCCGGCACTGGAAATCAACGCCGCGGCCGGCGGCATCGTGCTGTCCGTGCTCCTCGTGGCGCTCGCCGGTTACGCGGTCTACCTGAAGACAAGGAATCAGCCGGCTCCCGGCTGGGTGCCCGTCACGTTCATCGTGATCTTTGTGGCCGCCTTCCTCATCTGGGTGGTGGGTGGCGCACGCACTCCCGCCATCTCGCTGGCCGGCCTTATCGCCGGATCCGTCACGCTTGCCGTTCCCCTCGTGTTCGGTTCTCTCTCGGGTGTCCTGTGCGAGCGCGTGGGCGTGGTCAATATCGCCATTGAAGGCCAGCTCCTGGGTGGAGCCTTCACCGCGGCCATCGTTGCCAGCATGACAAAGAACGCCTTCGTCGGGCTGCTGGCCGCGGCCATCGCCGGGGCGGTGGTGTCCATGGTCCTGGCGCTGTTCAGCATCAAGTACCTGGTCAACCAGATCATCGTCGGCGTCGTCCTGAACGTGCTGGTGTCCGGGGTGACGGGCTTCCTGTTCAGCACCGTAATGCAGGCCAACAAAGCCCAGTTCAACTCGCCGCCGGGACTGGACGTCATCGACATCCCGGTCCTTTCCAGCATCCCGATCATCGGGCCCATCCTGTTCCGGCAGTCGCTGGTGGGATACCTCATGTACCTGGCTGTCGCCGTCGTCTGGGTGGGCCTTTTCAAGACCAGGTGGGGCCTGCGCGTGCGCGCCGTGGGCGAGCACCCCCAGGCGGCGGACACCCTTGGCATCAACGTCAACGCCACCCGGTTCTGGAACGTCACCCTGGGCGGGGCCGTGGCAGGCATCGGCGGCTCATTCTTCACCCTTGTGGCCATCGACAGCTTCACCAAGGAGATCTCCGGGGGCCGCGGGTTCATCGCCCTGGCCGCCCTCATCTTCGGGCGCTGGAACCCGGTGGGTGCCTTCTTCGCCGCCCTCCTGTTTGGATTCGCCGACAACCTGCAGAGCATCGTCACCATTATCGGCACGCCGGTGCCCAGCCAGTTCATGGCCATGCTGCCCTACCTGGTGACCGTGCTGGCCGTCGCCGGCCTGGTAGGCAAATCCAGGGGGCCGGCCGCCAGCGGCATCCCCTACGTCAAGGGATGA
- a CDS encoding ABC transporter permease, producing the protein MPDQPSPKHAADEQSASSPPNGQGTTAGEQTASVVSVDTAGGAMQPSAVPATAQSGQLPGGTDTVLRRIFTGSGMVSVLAVLLALIIGGLLIASTDKQVATTSGYFFARPTDMLTAVWNAATRSYIALFQGSVFNPRGNGVAAQFAPFMETLTIATPLITAGLGVALAFRAGLFNIGAQGQIIVAGILAAWVGFALHLPFGLHLLLVLVAGIVGGALWGGLAGLLKARTGAHEVILTIMFNYIALYFLRYLLNTPAFQRPGESNPISPILDPSAVYPQILGSQYRLHLGFILAIAATVLVWWLLNRSTVGFEFRAVGANPKAAQTAGINVSRSTILVMAIAGGLAGMSGVAQVAGTEKVLTDGVAATYGFDAITVALLGRSTPWGTFAAGLLFGAFRAGAVQMQIQTGTPIDIVLVVQSLIVLFIAAPPLVRAIFGLNPRRRKPARGAKSGQAATTGGAA; encoded by the coding sequence ATGCCTGACCAGCCTTCCCCCAAGCACGCGGCTGACGAACAGTCCGCCTCTTCGCCCCCTAACGGCCAGGGCACCACAGCCGGGGAACAAACCGCCTCAGTGGTTTCCGTCGACACCGCAGGCGGAGCCATGCAGCCCTCGGCTGTTCCTGCCACCGCCCAGAGCGGACAGCTGCCAGGCGGGACGGACACCGTGCTGCGCAGGATCTTCACCGGGAGCGGCATGGTGTCGGTCCTGGCGGTGCTGCTGGCACTGATCATCGGCGGCCTGCTCATCGCAAGCACTGATAAGCAGGTGGCCACCACCTCCGGCTACTTCTTCGCCCGGCCCACCGACATGCTGACGGCGGTCTGGAATGCCGCCACCCGCTCCTACATCGCCCTCTTCCAGGGCTCGGTGTTCAACCCCCGCGGCAACGGGGTGGCAGCGCAGTTTGCCCCCTTCATGGAAACCCTCACCATCGCCACGCCGCTCATCACTGCCGGCCTGGGCGTGGCGCTGGCATTCCGGGCGGGCCTGTTCAATATCGGTGCCCAGGGCCAGATCATCGTGGCAGGCATCCTGGCCGCCTGGGTGGGTTTCGCCCTGCACCTGCCGTTCGGCCTGCACCTGCTGCTGGTGTTGGTGGCCGGCATCGTCGGAGGCGCACTGTGGGGCGGACTCGCAGGCCTGCTCAAGGCGCGCACCGGAGCCCACGAAGTCATCCTGACCATCATGTTCAATTACATCGCGCTGTACTTCCTGCGCTACCTGCTGAACACACCGGCATTCCAGCGGCCGGGGGAGTCCAACCCCATTTCGCCCATCCTGGACCCCAGCGCCGTTTACCCGCAGATCCTGGGCAGCCAGTACCGGCTGCACCTCGGCTTCATCCTGGCCATCGCCGCCACGGTCCTGGTCTGGTGGCTCCTGAACCGGTCCACCGTGGGCTTCGAGTTCCGGGCCGTGGGCGCCAACCCCAAGGCTGCCCAGACAGCCGGCATCAACGTCTCCCGCTCCACCATCCTGGTCATGGCCATTGCCGGCGGCCTCGCCGGCATGTCCGGCGTGGCACAGGTTGCCGGGACCGAGAAGGTACTCACCGACGGCGTGGCCGCCACATACGGCTTTGACGCCATCACAGTTGCCCTGCTGGGACGTTCGACGCCGTGGGGTACCTTCGCTGCCGGCCTGCTGTTCGGCGCCTTCCGCGCCGGGGCGGTCCAGATGCAGATCCAGACCGGCACCCCCATCGACATCGTCCTGGTGGTCCAGTCCCTGATTGTCCTTTTCATCGCAGCGCCGCCGCTGGTCCGGGCCATCTTCGGCCTGAACCCACGGCGCAGGAAGCCCGCGCGCGGAGCCAAGTCCGGGCAGGCAGCCACAACCGGAGGTGCCGCATGA
- a CDS encoding ABC transporter ATP-binding protein: MKLELRGITKRFGTLVANDHIDVVVEPGQIHCLLGENGAGKSTLMNVLYGLYEPSEGEILIDDKPVTFRGPGDAMAAGIGMVHQHFMLVPVFTVAENVALGAEPTKAAGFLNLDQTRQRIKEISDQYGFDVDPDALVEDLPVGVQQRVEIIKALVRNAKVLILDEPTAVLTPQETDELLDIMRQLKSRGTSIVFISHKLREVKEVSDTITVIRRGKVVGTADPAASTTELASMMVGRAVSLNLDKAPALPRETTFEVRDLTVVAANGQHVVDHLSFHIKRGEILAIAGVQGNGQTELTEAILGLQERVSGSIVLDGKELVGRSVKEVLQAGVGFVPEDRKVDGLVGTFSVAENLVLDLYDKPPFAKGISMSPAKIMENAKARIDEFDVRTPSAAAAAGTLSGGNQQKLVMARELSRPLRLFIASQPTRGVDVGSIEFLHRRIVAERDQGTPVMIISTELDEVMELADRIAVLYKGKLVGTVPAGTSRDVLGLMMAGIPPEEHAPEQHAQTLQAGTPAPASTTEGADHA; encoded by the coding sequence TTGAAACTTGAGCTTCGAGGGATCACCAAACGCTTTGGCACGCTGGTAGCCAACGACCACATCGACGTGGTGGTTGAGCCGGGCCAGATCCATTGCCTCCTTGGAGAAAACGGGGCGGGCAAGTCCACCCTGATGAATGTGCTTTACGGGCTGTACGAGCCCTCCGAGGGCGAAATCCTCATCGATGACAAGCCCGTCACCTTCCGGGGCCCGGGCGATGCCATGGCTGCGGGAATCGGCATGGTGCACCAGCACTTCATGCTGGTCCCGGTCTTCACCGTGGCCGAGAACGTTGCACTGGGTGCCGAACCCACCAAAGCCGCCGGTTTCCTCAACCTGGACCAGACCCGGCAGCGCATCAAGGAGATTTCAGACCAGTACGGCTTCGACGTGGACCCGGACGCCCTGGTGGAGGACCTGCCCGTCGGTGTGCAGCAGAGGGTCGAAATCATCAAGGCACTGGTGCGCAACGCCAAGGTCCTGATCCTCGATGAACCCACGGCCGTCCTCACGCCGCAGGAGACCGACGAACTCCTGGACATCATGCGCCAGCTCAAGTCCCGCGGCACCTCCATCGTCTTCATCTCGCACAAGCTGCGCGAGGTCAAGGAAGTCTCGGACACCATCACCGTGATCCGGCGGGGCAAGGTGGTGGGCACCGCCGATCCTGCCGCCTCCACCACCGAACTTGCGTCCATGATGGTGGGCCGGGCCGTAAGCCTGAACCTGGACAAAGCCCCTGCCCTGCCCAGGGAAACCACCTTCGAAGTCCGCGACCTCACCGTCGTCGCAGCCAACGGCCAGCACGTGGTGGACCACCTCAGCTTCCACATCAAGCGCGGCGAAATCCTGGCCATTGCCGGCGTGCAGGGCAACGGGCAGACCGAACTCACCGAAGCGATCCTCGGCCTGCAGGAGCGGGTCAGCGGTTCCATCGTCCTGGACGGCAAGGAACTGGTGGGCCGGTCCGTCAAGGAAGTGCTGCAGGCCGGCGTCGGCTTCGTCCCCGAGGACCGCAAGGTGGACGGGCTGGTGGGCACCTTCTCCGTGGCCGAAAACCTGGTCCTGGACCTTTATGACAAGCCCCCCTTCGCCAAGGGGATCAGCATGAGCCCGGCGAAGATCATGGAGAACGCCAAGGCACGCATCGACGAATTCGACGTCCGTACGCCCTCTGCTGCAGCCGCCGCCGGAACCCTCTCCGGCGGCAACCAGCAAAAGCTCGTGATGGCCCGCGAACTGTCCCGCCCCCTGCGCTTGTTCATCGCCTCACAGCCCACCCGCGGCGTGGACGTTGGCTCCATCGAGTTCCTGCACCGGCGGATCGTCGCCGAGCGCGACCAGGGAACCCCGGTGATGATCATTTCCACCGAGCTGGATGAAGTCATGGAGCTGGCCGACCGCATCGCGGTGCTCTACAAGGGCAAGCTGGTGGGCACCGTCCCAGCCGGGACCAGCCGAGACGTCCTGGGCCTCATGATGGCCGGCATCCCGCCCGAAGAACACGCGCCGGAACAACACGCACAGACCCTGCAGGCCGGTACCCCGGCCCCTGCCTCCACCACCGAGGGAGCCGACCATGCCTGA